In Halothermothrix orenii H 168, the sequence AATACCTAATATCATCTGGGTTTCAACCCTCTCGGCTTTGTTCAGGGCTACAATGTACTCGGCCGACTTACGCCAGGAGAAGGCCCTTAAAGAAGATCCGGCTTCTTGCAAATCATCTGATAACAACCTCGCTGTCTCGACGGCTCTTATCCTGTCTTCTACCCTGATAATTATCTGACTGACCATGCCCCTGACATTTAAAGCCTGCCGGGCTATTTCAAGGGGAACAAAAACAATATTTTCATTGATACTGGGGTTGGGTGAATCAACCAGACCAGATATCTGAACATCTATTGTATTAAAGGTTCCTTCTTTACTTTTAATTACCAGAGTTATATAGTCCCCTGTTTTTAAATCCATCAACTTGGCCAGGGTTTTACCCATGACCGCGGTGGACTTATTTCCTGTCAAAAATTCACCCTCAACAAGATACTCCCCTGCCCTTAAAACCTGTGAATAACTTTGAGGATCGATTCCCTGGGCCACTACCGGTATCTCTTCAATACCGTTATTCAGGGTAGCACTGAAGGTCAACACCGGGGTCAAACCCTTTAAACCATCTACCTTTTGGAGAAAAGTTAATAATTCCCTGTCAGGCCTGATTAAATTTTTAAGGGGCAGGTCCTCCCTCTCCTCCCAGTAATTTTGATTAACAATCTGAATGTGGCCTGACTCAAAATCGATAACATTTTCAAAAGATTTATCTACCATCCCTATAAGGAGGGAATCGGTCATCAGGTAAATAACCACTGCCAGGGCAATTACAGCTGCTGTAATCAGGGTTCTTTTCCGGTGGCGGGTCAGGTTCTTAAAAGCCAGTTTAACCAGAAACATCCTGGCCTTTCCTCCTTTCATCCCTGGTAACCCGACCATCCCTGATTTCAATTAGCCTCCGGGCATAATTCATAACCCGGGGGTCATGGGTGGAAAAAATAAAAGTAGTCTTGAATTTTTCATTCATCTTAAGCATTACCTTCAGGACATCTTCACTGGTCTGAGAATCAAGGTTAGCTGTTGGCTCGTCGGCCAGGACCAGTTTGGGATGTTTAACCAGAGCCCTGGCAATAGCTACCCGCTGTTTCTGTCCCCCCGAAAGCTCATTGGGTTTTCGATCTTCCAGACCTTTAAGGCCTACGGCCTCCAGAATATCCAGGACCTTATTCCTTATTTTTTCTTTATTACCTTCCACTAAACGGAGGGCAAACTCAACATTTTCATAGGCACTCAAGACCGGAATTAAATTATAGCTTTGAAAAATAAAACCGATATTAAACCGTCTGAGCATGGCCAGTTCTTTCTCCGAAAGATTACTAAGTGTATCCCCATTGAAATACACCTGCCCTTCAGTAGGCCTGTCCAGGCAGCCTATCATATTTAAAAGAGTGGTTTTACCTGACCCTGATGGGCCAAAAATAGTGGTAAATTCACCCTCTTCAACTTTAAGGTCAACCCCTCTTAAAGCAGGTACCTCTACCTTACCCTGCTGATAAATTTTCTTGATGCCGTTAAGTTCCAGTAATGACATAACCATTCCTCCTTACTTTAATTAAAAGGTCTAAAATTATATTTCCCGTAAGGCTTCCGTCGGTTTCATGCGAGCTGCCCTCCTGGCTGGAATAAGACAACCCATGGTAACAACCAGTACTCCCAGAAAGAAAGCAAAAACAGTATTTCCAACTGAGGAAACTGGATAAATAATTGAATTAAAAACTATCTCCGGGCTGAAACCTGCTGTCGCTGAGGAAAAATTAAGGCCGGTCCTGGCAAAATAGTCAGTTATAACTGAGCCCAGAATAGCCCCGATCAGACTGCCGATGGTTCCTATTATACCGCCCTCAATCAGGAAGAGCTTTAAGATACCTCTGCTCTCCAGTCCCATAGCTGACATCATACCTATTTCCCTGGTCCTCTCTTTAACAATCATAATCATGGTATTGATAACCACAATACTGGCCAGTAATACCAGAAAAATGTAAACCTGGTTATAAATCAGTTTAGCCAGCTCCATATAGGGTAAAAGGTCACTGGTTTCCTTATACCCCAGGGCCACATATCTATTTTCTTCTCCCCGTTCTGCCAGAACCTTTTTCACTTCGGGAAGGATCTGGTCAACCAGCTTTTTATCAGAACTTACCAGTAACAATTCTGTCGCCTGTCCCTCCATATATAAAAGGCGCTGGGCCTGGTCAAGGGGCAAAAAAAAGGCAACTTCATTGAGCAGCTTAATACCGGTCTCCAGCCGTCCGACTATTCTAAAAGTAACTCCTCTTAGGGAGTTGAAGGATGTTTTGAAAACAATCGTTACTTTATCACCAACCTGACGGTTTATTTTATTCAACAACCCACTTCCCATCACCACTTCGAGGCGACCCGGTTTAATCATCCGTCCCTCTACCAGGTAATCTTCAATACTGGTAAAGGCTATCTCCTGTTCTGGATTAACCCCCCAGCCATTCATGGTTATCAACTCTTTGTCGGTGCTTACCATGGCCCCAAACTTCAGTCTGGGAATAACCATCTCCACCCTGTCTATATTTTTCAAATCAGAAGCCATTTCCTCCACTCCCTGACCTTTAAAGCCATCTACCGGATAATTAAGGGGAAGGAGACGCTCCTGCTGGAGATAATCCCGGTTCACTATCTTAATATGTCCTGAATTATATTGAATATGATCAGCAGAAATACTATCAATTAACCCTACAATATACCCCCGGGCAAAAACAACAATCATTACCGAAAAGGCAATGGCCACTATGGAAACGAGAGTTCTTAGCCTGTGCCTGAATAAATTTTTGAAGGCAATTTTAAAAAGATACGACATTTTACACCCCCCTAACGATGATAAATCGCCTTAATTGGGTCCTTGGCTGCCGCCCAGTAAGCTGGAAGAATACTCGATAATAGGGAAACAACAATCCCGAAGGCAAAAACCATTATAAAGGACGAAGGATTCCAGATCCCATAAACCTTACCCAGGATCGGTATACCGAATGAAGTCATATCCATGTTGGTCATTATTGAAAAATCTATCCCGTAGGAGTTTAAAAACCAGACACCAATTGCTCCCATAAGGATACCGACTGAGCCTCCGAGGATTCCTATGCCGGTTGATTCCGCAACAAACACAAAGACAATCTCTTTGACCCGTAGACCCATAGCCTTCATCATCCCGATTTCTTCCATTCTTTCCAGGGCCGCCAGGATAACAGTATTGATAATAGCAATGGCAGCAATTATTAAAATAATAGTTAACACCAGCTGGTTACCTGCATTTTTAGCTCCCGCTATGGTAACAGCCTCCAGTTCACTCCAGGGGTAAACCCCCAGTCCAGTCTCGGTTTTCCCCAGTTGCTTTTTCAGTTCCCTGGCAGCCATACTGGCCAGTTCCTTATCTTCCAGCCTTACAATAACCTTGCTCACCCGGTTACCGACACCAAGGGTCTGTTGGGCAATATCAAGGGGAAGGTACACAATATTACGATTAACATTGGGGTTAGCGGTGTGAATCAAACCAGATATTTCTGCTTCGATAGTATTAAAGGTTTCATTTTTATCTTTTACCAGCAGGGTGATATAATCCCCTAACTGTAATTTCATCAATTCAGCAAGCCGCTTCCCCATAACCACTTTGTATTCTCCCCGGGAAAACATCTCCCCTTCGACAAACTTATCTTTAATGGGAAAGACCCGGGTAAATTTATCGGGAATAATCCCCTTTCCCATAACCGGAAGTTCATTAAACCCATTGTTTAGCCGGGCCGGAAAATTAAGTTCCGGTGAGCTGCCATAATACCCCGGTACCTCCTCTATAGAAGTAAAAATCTGGCCTCCACTTATAAGGTTTTCCAGGGGCAGTTCTTCCTCTTCCTCCCAGTATTCCCGGTGGGCAAGTTGAAGATGTCCGGCCTCATAATTAATGATAGTATCATAGGACATTTCGGTCATCCCGCCGATTAATGAATCAAGGAGAAGAAAAAAGAATATGGCAATTGCAATAATACTTGCTGTTATCAGGGTTCGATTCCGGTGGCGCACCAGGTTTTTAAATGCCAGTTTAGCGAGAAACATTTATCCTCCCCCCTCTGATGTTTTACTTTTCTGGAATGGCATATCTCATTCCCCCTTTAACTTACCTTTAACTTAGCCATTAAGAATTAAGCAAATTCCATGAGAATAAATTAACCTCTGACCATAATCATTAAAAAGGCAAACGGCAACTATTTGCTCTTGTTTTTAATTCCATTTTCAATAACATACAGCATTTTATCGATTAAAACCATATCATCCATATCTACCTTGCCATCTTTATAAACAAAGTCTGAAAGAGCCAGGTTTAAGGTAATTAACATATGGGCTACAAGGTCTATATCGACCTCACTATCGATCTCCCCTTTTTTTATCCCGTCCTCCAGGAGAGCCCTGAAAAACCTTGCCGTCCGGGGTCTTTGTTCTCCGATGATTTCAACATAGATTTCACTGTCCTTATTACTGATGAGCTTATTGGCAATAGCCTCCAGCCTGGGGTTTTCCCGGGCATACTTTATTCCCCTGACATACAATTGTCGTAATAACTCAAAGAAATCATACTCATTCTGCTTCTCTAAAACCGGGCCCAGGTATTCAAACTTCCTTTCGGTACCCAGCTCCAGAATATATTTATATAAATCCTTTTTGTCCTTAAAATACTGATAAAAGCTACCACTCGCTATTTTTGCCCTTTTAATTATCCTGGTAACACTGGCTTTATGATAAGGATAAGCGGCAAACTCATCGAGGGCTGCTTCAATGACCCTTTTCTTTTTTTCTTCTGGAAGGTTAAAAAATGTTGAAGTTGGCAATATATTCACCCCCCTCTCATTTAAATTATGTAACTTTTTATACCCCAATATACCCATTATGGTGAACCCGCCTTCATATGAATCTATTTTCATATGAAGCTTTATTCACATTATATACCCTTTTTATATAAATGTCAATTTATTATGGCAGTTATTAATATTTGTTACCTCTATATAATTTATAACTATAGATAATTATTAACTTTATAAAGACTCCCTTGCCTCGATAATCAACTTCTACATATGGTATAATGTTAGATAATAGTAAAAGAAAAAAGGGGGGTCTTGGTGGCTTACAACCATAAAGATATTGATGTTAACAGGCTTAATCTCACCGATATTGATATTTACCAATGTGGTCAAGAAAAATGCAAACCGGGTCATTCTTATGGGCCTGCCGTCAGGGATCATTATTTAATTCACTTCATATATAATGGAAGGGGTATTTTCCAGGTAGGAGAGAATACTTACCATTTAGAGGCAGGACAGGGCTTTTTAATCTGCCCTGATATAGTAACATACTATCAGGCTGACAGGCACAACCCCTGGGAATATGCCTGGATTGGTTTTCATGGGCTTAAAGCTAAAGACTATTTAAACCGGGCCAACCTCAGCCTGGCTAATCCGGTATTCTCTGATACTGATGGTAGTCCCCTCAGGTTTATATTTGAGGAAATGACCGCAGCCCGTAAATTAAAGAGATCACGGGAAATTAAACTGATCGGGCTTATTTATGTTTTTTTATCACACCTGATTGAACTAAATGTATCTGGCTCTACTCCCGATAATAATTCAAAGGAAAATTACATAAAAAAAGCTATAGAATATATTGAGAAAAATTATTCCCGACATATTAAGGTAATTGATATAGCAAATCATGTTGGTCTCGACAGGAGTTATCTATGGTCTATTTTTAATGAGTTTTTAAATACTTCTCCCCAGCAATACCTTATTAATTACAGAATTAATAAGGCTTGTGAGCTAATGAAAAACAGAAATTTAAATTTAAGTATTGGTGATATATCACGATCTGTTGGTTATAAAGACCCTCTAACTTTTTCTAAAACCTTTAAAAAAACAAAGGGGATATCCCCTCTGCATTATCAAAAACAATCATAAAACCATAGTCATATAGACCAAGTGTCACATTATTACATATTGAAACAACATTAAACCATTTAAGTTTAATCAAAGTTATTATATACTACAGTTGCAATAATAAAAAGGGAGGAATCCAGATGCCTAAAATAACATTTCTCGGGGCTGGAAGTACTGTATTTGCTAAAAATGTTCTGGGGGATTGTATGTTAACCCCGGCCTTAAGAGATTCCCATATCGCCCTGTATGACATTGATCACCAGCGCTTACGGGAATCTGAACAAATGCTTAAAAGTATTAATAGAAACTCAAACCAAAACAGGGCAGAAATTGTTGCTTATACAGACCGTAAAGAAGCCCTCCGGGATTCTGACTACGTTGTTAACGCTATCCAGGTAGGTGGATACAAACCCTGTACTGTTACCGATTTTGAGGTCCCGAAAAAATACGGTTTACGACAGACCATCGGGGATACCCTGGGTATCGGTGGTATTTTCAGGGCCTTAAGAACTATACCGATCCTCCTGGATTTTGCCAGGGATATTGAAGAAGTATGTCCTGACGCCTGGTTTTTAAATTATACCAATCCCATGGCCATTTTAACCGGGGCTATGCTCAAAGCAACCAATGTTAAGACAGTTGGCCTCTGCCACAGTGTCCAGACCTGTGTTCCTGATCTACTTAAAGACCTGGGAATGAGTACTGAAAACGTCCAGTGGAAGATAGCCGGTATTAACCACATGGCCTGGCTTTTGGAAATAACCAGAAACGGCCGGGACCTTTATCCTGAAATTAAAGAAAAGGCCCGGGCCCGAAAAAAACCCCATGATGACATGGTCAGGTATGAAATAATGGAACGCTTTGGCTACTATGTCACCGAATCCAGTGAACACAATGCTGAATATATGCCCTATTTCATCAAAAGCAACTACCCTGAATTAATCGAAAAATATAATATTCCTCTCGATGAGTATCCTCGCCGTTGTGAACAACAAATAAAAGACTGGGAAGAGATGAAAGACAAACTGGTCCACAATGATAATCTTGAACACAGTCGGACCCATGAATATGCTTCCTATATTATGGAAGCCATGGAAACAGATAAGCCCTATAAAATTGGGGGGAACGTCCTGAATACAGGGCTTATTACCAACCTCCCTGAAGATGCCTGTGTAGAGGTTCCCTGCCTGGTGGACAGGAGTGGGGTTACCCCCTGTTATGTGGGAGACCTGCCACCTCAACTGGCTGCCC encodes:
- a CDS encoding ABC transporter permease, translating into MKSGMVGLPGMKGGKARMFLVKLAFKNLTRHRKRTLITAAVIALAVVIYLMTDSLLIGMVDKSFENVIDFESGHIQIVNQNYWEEREDLPLKNLIRPDRELLTFLQKVDGLKGLTPVLTFSATLNNGIEEIPVVAQGIDPQSYSQVLRAGEYLVEGEFLTGNKSTAVMGKTLAKLMDLKTGDYITLVIKSKEGTFNTIDVQISGLVDSPNPSINENIVFVPLEIARQALNVRGMVSQIIIRVEDRIRAVETARLLSDDLQEAGSSLRAFSWRKSAEYIVALNKAERVETQMILGIILLIAAIGIINFVVLAALERMEEIGMMKALGLKQWEIVIVFVMEAVGVSLIGGIIGCLVGGAVVAYLVFYGVDIFSLGGEDAISSMGIPVLGRIYGGFNPGSFIFVFSYSVIVSLLVSIFPARWAARKDPVKAIYHR
- a CDS encoding ABC transporter ATP-binding protein → MSLLELNGIKKIYQQGKVEVPALRGVDLKVEEGEFTTIFGPSGSGKTTLLNMIGCLDRPTEGQVYFNGDTLSNLSEKELAMLRRFNIGFIFQSYNLIPVLSAYENVEFALRLVEGNKEKIRNKVLDILEAVGLKGLEDRKPNELSGGQKQRVAIARALVKHPKLVLADEPTANLDSQTSEDVLKVMLKMNEKFKTTFIFSTHDPRVMNYARRLIEIRDGRVTRDERRKGQDVSG
- a CDS encoding ABC transporter permease; this translates as MSYLFKIAFKNLFRHRLRTLVSIVAIAFSVMIVVFARGYIVGLIDSISADHIQYNSGHIKIVNRDYLQQERLLPLNYPVDGFKGQGVEEMASDLKNIDRVEMVIPRLKFGAMVSTDKELITMNGWGVNPEQEIAFTSIEDYLVEGRMIKPGRLEVVMGSGLLNKINRQVGDKVTIVFKTSFNSLRGVTFRIVGRLETGIKLLNEVAFFLPLDQAQRLLYMEGQATELLLVSSDKKLVDQILPEVKKVLAERGEENRYVALGYKETSDLLPYMELAKLIYNQVYIFLVLLASIVVINTMIMIVKERTREIGMMSAMGLESRGILKLFLIEGGIIGTIGSLIGAILGSVITDYFARTGLNFSSATAGFSPEIVFNSIIYPVSSVGNTVFAFFLGVLVVTMGCLIPARRAARMKPTEALREI
- a CDS encoding ABC transporter permease; the protein is MFLAKLAFKNLVRHRNRTLITASIIAIAIFFFLLLDSLIGGMTEMSYDTIINYEAGHLQLAHREYWEEEEELPLENLISGGQIFTSIEEVPGYYGSSPELNFPARLNNGFNELPVMGKGIIPDKFTRVFPIKDKFVEGEMFSRGEYKVVMGKRLAELMKLQLGDYITLLVKDKNETFNTIEAEISGLIHTANPNVNRNIVYLPLDIAQQTLGVGNRVSKVIVRLEDKELASMAARELKKQLGKTETGLGVYPWSELEAVTIAGAKNAGNQLVLTIILIIAAIAIINTVILAALERMEEIGMMKAMGLRVKEIVFVFVAESTGIGILGGSVGILMGAIGVWFLNSYGIDFSIMTNMDMTSFGIPILGKVYGIWNPSSFIMVFAFGIVVSLLSSILPAYWAAAKDPIKAIYHR
- a CDS encoding TetR/AcrR family transcriptional regulator, with the translated sequence MNILPTSTFFNLPEEKKKRVIEAALDEFAAYPYHKASVTRIIKRAKIASGSFYQYFKDKKDLYKYILELGTERKFEYLGPVLEKQNEYDFFELLRQLYVRGIKYARENPRLEAIANKLISNKDSEIYVEIIGEQRPRTARFFRALLEDGIKKGEIDSEVDIDLVAHMLITLNLALSDFVYKDGKVDMDDMVLIDKMLYVIENGIKNKSK
- a CDS encoding AraC family transcriptional regulator, whose amino-acid sequence is MAYNHKDIDVNRLNLTDIDIYQCGQEKCKPGHSYGPAVRDHYLIHFIYNGRGIFQVGENTYHLEAGQGFLICPDIVTYYQADRHNPWEYAWIGFHGLKAKDYLNRANLSLANPVFSDTDGSPLRFIFEEMTAARKLKRSREIKLIGLIYVFLSHLIELNVSGSTPDNNSKENYIKKAIEYIEKNYSRHIKVIDIANHVGLDRSYLWSIFNEFLNTSPQQYLINYRINKACELMKNRNLNLSIGDISRSVGYKDPLTFSKTFKKTKGISPLHYQKQS
- a CDS encoding alpha-glucosidase/alpha-galactosidase, translating into MPKITFLGAGSTVFAKNVLGDCMLTPALRDSHIALYDIDHQRLRESEQMLKSINRNSNQNRAEIVAYTDRKEALRDSDYVVNAIQVGGYKPCTVTDFEVPKKYGLRQTIGDTLGIGGIFRALRTIPILLDFARDIEEVCPDAWFLNYTNPMAILTGAMLKATNVKTVGLCHSVQTCVPDLLKDLGMSTENVQWKIAGINHMAWLLEITRNGRDLYPEIKEKARARKKPHDDMVRYEIMERFGYYVTESSEHNAEYMPYFIKSNYPELIEKYNIPLDEYPRRCEQQIKDWEEMKDKLVHNDNLEHSRTHEYASYIMEAMETDKPYKIGGNVLNTGLITNLPEDACVEVPCLVDRSGVTPCYVGDLPPQLAALNRTNINVQLLTIEAALTRKKEYIYQAAMLDPHTAAELSIDEIYALVDDMIEAHGDWLPEYK